The following coding sequences are from one Epilithonimonas vandammei window:
- a CDS encoding GYDIA family GHMP kinase, which produces MSRIFSPGKLMLTSEYVAVDGALVLAIPTKLGQELFYTENENQKSLIFWEAYHQNQLWLKATIDYNNWKIIETNDFKASEFILKTLKNVQNLSEIKLKNDTSYHVKTNLQFPSDFGLGSSSTLMNNLAEWANIDPFILNEISLGGSGYDVAVAKEKSAVLYSRFPERVYETIDFQPNFKDELIFIHLNQKQDTREGISHYKSKPTSTELINDYSKLTKKIVNSQNLEEFSELMTIHEQKLSDFLATPTVKEKYFQDCPSFVKSLGAWGGDFVLASKFGDYQDYFKQRGFPKIFSWKDLIS; this is translated from the coding sequence ATGAGCAGGATATTTTCACCGGGCAAGTTAATGCTTACCTCAGAATATGTTGCTGTTGATGGCGCTCTTGTTCTAGCTATTCCAACGAAGCTGGGACAAGAGCTTTTTTATACAGAGAATGAAAACCAAAAGTCATTAATTTTTTGGGAAGCTTATCATCAGAATCAATTATGGTTAAAGGCTACAATTGATTATAATAATTGGAAAATCATTGAAACCAATGATTTCAAAGCTTCGGAATTCATTCTGAAAACGCTCAAAAATGTTCAGAATCTTTCTGAAATTAAACTAAAAAATGATACTTCTTATCACGTCAAAACCAATCTTCAGTTTCCTTCAGATTTTGGATTAGGAAGCAGTTCTACCTTGATGAATAATCTTGCAGAATGGGCAAATATCGACCCTTTTATTCTTAATGAAATCAGTTTAGGAGGAAGTGGTTATGATGTTGCGGTTGCCAAAGAAAAATCTGCAGTTCTTTATAGCCGTTTTCCTGAAAGAGTTTATGAAACGATTGATTTTCAACCGAATTTCAAAGATGAATTAATCTTTATTCATCTCAATCAAAAGCAAGATACGAGAGAAGGAATTTCTCATTACAAGTCCAAGCCGACTTCAACGGAATTAATCAATGACTATTCTAAATTAACCAAAAAGATTGTCAATAGTCAAAATTTGGAAGAATTTTCAGAATTAATGACAATTCACGAGCAAAAACTGTCCGATTTTCTCGCAACTCCAACGGTGAAAGAAAAATATTTCCAAGATTGTCCAAGTTTTGTCAAAAGTTTGGGAGCTTGGGGAGGAGATTTCGTTCTTGCATCCAAATTTGGAGATTATCAAGACTATTTCAAACAGCGTGGTTTTCCCAAAATATTTTCTTGGAAAGATTTAATCAGTTGA
- the pckA gene encoding phosphoenolpyruvate carboxykinase (ATP), which yields MDKLKSYLERQGIFNPKEIIHNPTYEEIFQAEMDPNNSGFAKGVLTKSGAVAVKTGIFTGRSPKDRYIVKDNITQDTIWWDGNINRPTTVEVFDELKDIVTKDLSGDRIYVIDTYCGSNEDTRLKVRFVTKVAWQAHFVMNMFIRPSHYDLQNYGEPDFVVINSSESVNPNWEKHGLNSEVFVMFDLTKKMQIIGGTWYGGEMKKGMFSIMNYYLPLKGMASMHCSANVGEDGDVAVFFGLSGTGKTTLSADPKRYLIGDDEHGWDNNGVFNYEGGCYAKVIDLSKEKEPDIYGAIRRDALLENVVTDDEGNVDYADGSITENTRVSYPIYHISKIVLPSKAGHANKIIYLSADAFGVLPPVSILTDKQAQYHFLCGYTSKLAGTELGITEPTPSFSPAFGEAFLTLHPTMYSKTLIGKMKEHGAKAYLVNTGWNGTGKRISLKDTRAIIDAIIDGSIDKADTNKVPVMNLEFPVALPNVSDNILDPRNTYENNSDWEVKAKDLAARYIKYFEQFTDNDEALELVSSGPVLSEVHQD from the coding sequence ATGGACAAGTTAAAATCTTATCTTGAACGTCAAGGTATTTTCAATCCGAAAGAGATTATCCACAATCCTACTTACGAAGAAATTTTTCAAGCAGAGATGGATCCCAATAATTCCGGATTTGCTAAAGGCGTTTTGACAAAGTCGGGAGCTGTGGCTGTAAAAACAGGAATTTTTACCGGCAGGTCTCCAAAAGACAGATATATTGTAAAAGACAATATCACTCAGGATACGATTTGGTGGGACGGGAACATCAATCGTCCAACTACAGTCGAAGTTTTTGATGAATTAAAAGACATTGTAACCAAAGACCTTTCCGGCGACAGAATCTATGTTATCGATACCTATTGTGGTTCGAACGAGGATACAAGACTGAAAGTACGGTTCGTGACAAAAGTGGCTTGGCAAGCTCATTTTGTGATGAATATGTTTATTCGTCCTTCTCATTACGATCTTCAAAATTATGGAGAACCAGATTTTGTAGTGATCAATTCTTCCGAATCTGTAAATCCAAATTGGGAAAAACACGGACTTAATTCTGAAGTGTTTGTAATGTTCGATTTGACCAAGAAAATGCAGATTATCGGTGGAACTTGGTATGGAGGAGAAATGAAGAAAGGAATGTTCTCTATAATGAATTATTACCTTCCTCTGAAAGGGATGGCATCTATGCACTGTTCCGCAAATGTTGGTGAGGACGGTGATGTGGCAGTTTTCTTTGGACTTTCCGGTACTGGAAAAACAACGCTTTCTGCAGACCCAAAACGTTACCTAATTGGTGACGATGAGCACGGCTGGGATAACAACGGTGTTTTCAATTACGAAGGTGGTTGCTATGCAAAAGTGATTGACTTGAGCAAAGAAAAAGAACCAGATATCTATGGTGCAATCAGAAGGGATGCATTGCTGGAAAATGTGGTAACGGATGATGAAGGCAACGTAGATTATGCCGACGGTTCGATTACAGAAAATACAAGGGTTTCGTATCCGATTTACCACATCAGCAAAATCGTTTTACCTTCCAAGGCGGGTCACGCAAATAAGATCATTTATTTGTCAGCCGATGCATTCGGGGTTTTGCCTCCGGTTTCTATATTGACGGATAAACAGGCGCAGTATCACTTCCTTTGTGGCTATACATCAAAATTAGCAGGAACAGAGCTTGGAATCACAGAACCGACTCCTTCTTTTTCACCGGCATTCGGAGAAGCATTTTTGACACTTCATCCAACTATGTATTCCAAAACATTAATAGGGAAAATGAAGGAACACGGAGCAAAAGCATATTTGGTAAACACAGGTTGGAACGGAACAGGAAAGAGAATTTCCCTGAAAGATACAAGAGCGATTATCGATGCAATTATTGATGGAAGTATTGATAAAGCTGATACGAACAAAGTTCCTGTAATGAATTTGGAATTCCCGGTTGCATTACCAAATGTTTCAGACAACATCCTTGATCCAAGAAATACTTATGAAAATAATTCTGATTGGGAAGTGAAAGCTAAAGATTTGGCTGCAAGATATATCAAGTATTTTGAACAGTTTACAGATAATGATGAAGCTCTGGAATTGGTTTCTTCGGGACCAGTTTTGTCTGAGGTGCATCAGGATTAA
- a CDS encoding MBL fold metallo-hydrolase, translated as MLHVKSFAFNPFSENTYIIYNDDKEAFLIDPGNMPEAETQTLHSFIKTNELKVKNILLTHAHIDHIIGLQWAYDTFEVPVLIHFDEMEILDRASFTAKNYGFFFPAFKGELQHIKEGNKLHLGSETIKIYDVPGHSPGSVAFYNENNGFVISGDALFMMSIGRTDLYKGDYDQLISSIKSKLLTLPDHTKVYSGHGQPTKIGFEKEHNSFLK; from the coding sequence ATGTTGCACGTAAAATCCTTTGCCTTTAATCCTTTTTCCGAGAATACATACATTATTTACAACGATGACAAGGAAGCTTTTCTTATAGATCCTGGAAATATGCCGGAAGCAGAAACCCAAACTTTGCATAGTTTCATCAAAACGAATGAACTTAAAGTGAAAAATATTTTGCTCACACACGCACATATCGACCATATTATTGGTTTACAATGGGCTTATGACACTTTCGAGGTTCCGGTTTTGATTCATTTCGATGAAATGGAAATTCTTGACAGAGCGTCTTTTACCGCAAAAAATTATGGTTTCTTCTTCCCTGCTTTTAAGGGTGAACTTCAACATATTAAAGAAGGTAATAAATTACACTTAGGCTCCGAAACTATCAAAATCTATGACGTTCCTGGACATTCGCCGGGAAGCGTGGCTTTTTATAATGAAAATAATGGATTTGTGATTTCTGGCGATGCGCTTTTTATGATGAGCATTGGCAGAACTGATCTTTACAAGGGTGATTATGACCAATTAATTTCAAGTATTAAAAGTAAATTACTGACTTTGCCAGATCATACAAAAGTCTATAGCGGACACGGCCAACCAACCAAAATCGGATTCGAAAAAGAACATAATTCTTTTCTTAAATAA
- a CDS encoding DUF4293 family protein → MLQRIQTVWIFLAVLGAVFLNITAQDFDVLGAYLTINVSTVILILFGVSSIFSFKNRKRQILLNNISIIINALLIGLLAYWLLNLSGGISIPEKGIEPVFPFLSIVCLLLANMFIRKDERLVKSVDRLR, encoded by the coding sequence ATGTTACAAAGAATACAGACAGTCTGGATATTTTTAGCCGTTTTAGGAGCCGTTTTCCTAAATATCACTGCGCAGGATTTTGATGTTTTGGGAGCCTATCTCACCATTAATGTTTCCACAGTCATATTAATTTTATTCGGGGTTTCAAGTATTTTTAGTTTCAAAAACAGAAAAAGACAGATTTTGTTGAACAACATCAGCATCATTATAAACGCTTTGTTGATTGGTCTTTTGGCGTATTGGCTGCTAAACTTATCCGGAGGAATTTCGATTCCTGAGAAGGGTATTGAGCCGGTTTTTCCATTCCTTTCTATAGTTTGTTTGCTTCTTGCAAATATGTTTATCAGAAAAGATGAGAGGCTCGTAAAATCTGTAGACAGACTACGATAG
- a CDS encoding GNAT family N-acetyltransferase: protein MELFFENHKSGNGGYITLKNQSEDIGRLTYTIVPELKKLIVSYVMVFPKFEGQGLGKKLVENSVEFARKNGWTIKAHCSYAHSVLIRKTDVKDVFVA from the coding sequence ATGGAACTCTTTTTTGAAAATCATAAATCCGGAAATGGCGGTTACATCACACTAAAAAACCAATCTGAAGACATTGGAAGATTAACTTATACCATTGTTCCCGAGCTTAAAAAATTAATCGTTAGCTATGTGATGGTTTTTCCAAAGTTTGAAGGTCAGGGACTGGGAAAAAAATTGGTGGAAAATTCGGTGGAATTTGCCAGAAAAAACGGCTGGACGATTAAAGCGCATTGTTCTTATGCTCATTCTGTTCTCATAAGAAAAACCGATGTGAAAGACGTATTCGTCGCTTAA
- a CDS encoding type IX secretion system plug protein, producing MKLFKILTVFFSISICSQEIRSVQVFNPKTNDETPVIAMGEQLILRFDDLSNSSQLYRYTLKHYSRNWEDDGLFFTEFANGSMNALIDNFQYSFNTYQKYTHYELAFPNEKIQPKISGNYEIIVYKDSQDKPLFTKRFCIYEDGASLGINVSRFMDAKNPDLKQRLEIQAVGNGAGITNNLSSSTLNVIQNNNWNIALRNLRASSTMGNKLLFQQLNLAFPGNNEFYYFDNKVINQAMDMVAGTENVDGRNYTYLHPVWAYPGDYQYQPDVNGAFYFRRNDLGIERNANREADYSWVYFALDSQKSDKEFYVLGMFNDYNADKTSQMQYDEKVQKYIARIYLKQGFYSYIIATKGSDGKLNYGEVNGNFWQTENLYQAFLYYTPFGRNFDGLIGYGEFRTPLR from the coding sequence ATGAAGTTATTCAAGATATTAACTGTTTTTTTTAGTATTTCTATTTGTTCTCAGGAGATCAGGAGTGTTCAGGTTTTTAACCCTAAAACCAATGATGAAACGCCCGTTATTGCGATGGGTGAACAATTGATCCTGAGATTTGACGATCTCTCCAACAGTAGCCAGCTATACCGCTATACATTAAAACATTACAGCCGGAATTGGGAAGATGACGGACTTTTCTTCACAGAATTTGCTAATGGAAGTATGAATGCATTGATTGACAATTTCCAATATTCTTTCAATACTTATCAGAAATATACACATTACGAATTAGCTTTCCCGAATGAAAAGATCCAGCCAAAGATTTCAGGGAATTATGAGATCATTGTTTATAAAGATTCGCAGGATAAGCCATTGTTTACCAAACGATTTTGTATTTATGAAGATGGTGCCAGTTTAGGCATCAATGTAAGCAGATTTATGGACGCGAAAAATCCGGATCTGAAGCAGCGATTAGAAATCCAGGCTGTAGGAAATGGTGCGGGAATTACTAATAATCTTTCTTCTAGCACGCTCAATGTCATTCAGAATAATAACTGGAATATCGCACTCCGAAATCTTAGGGCAAGTTCCACTATGGGAAATAAACTGTTGTTCCAGCAGCTGAATCTGGCTTTTCCCGGCAATAATGAATTCTATTATTTTGATAACAAGGTGATTAATCAGGCAATGGATATGGTTGCCGGAACAGAAAATGTTGACGGCAGAAATTATACATATCTTCATCCGGTTTGGGCTTATCCCGGGGATTACCAGTACCAGCCAGATGTGAATGGTGCTTTTTATTTCCGTAGGAATGATCTCGGAATCGAGAGAAATGCGAATCGTGAGGCAGATTATTCCTGGGTTTATTTCGCACTGGATAGTCAGAAATCAGATAAGGAATTTTATGTTTTGGGAATGTTTAACGACTACAACGCGGACAAAACCAGCCAGATGCAATACGATGAAAAAGTACAGAAATACATCGCCAGGATATATCTGAAACAAGGATTCTACAGTTACATCATCGCAACAAAAGGTTCAGACGGAAAGCTAAATTACGGCGAAGTGAATGGTAATTTCTGGCAAACGGAAAACCTCTATCAAGCCTTTTTGTATTATACACCTTTCGGAAGAAACTTCGATGGTCTGATTGGTTACGGGGAATTCAGAACACCTTTGAGGTAA
- a CDS encoding M28 family peptidase yields MKKSSVIFLLMLPLVVFSQDISKERIVNIVSTLASDEMKGRKFGTQENDRAAEYIASEFKKNNLDYCFGDSYLIPFEYKGKKGYNVCAIKKGKSQESLAYSAHFDHIGTNNKEGDNIYNGADDDASGVATVIGLADYFKDKKTDYSMVFMAFNAEEIGLVGSRALSENQNLSPVFDNIKALFNFEMLATESQFGKNAVFMTGDEFSDFDELINASAVNGLKVYPDPYQGQQLFYRSDNVNFVKKKIIAHSISTVDMNKAMHYHAVNDDINIVDADNLTNIINNFAKTIEKLNTKNFQPKYNDKVKYDF; encoded by the coding sequence ATGAAAAAATCTAGTGTTATTTTTCTTTTGATGTTACCATTAGTCGTGTTTTCGCAGGATATTTCCAAAGAAAGAATTGTAAATATTGTTTCAACTTTAGCTTCAGACGAAATGAAAGGCAGGAAGTTCGGAACGCAAGAAAATGATAGAGCCGCAGAATATATCGCTTCGGAATTCAAAAAAAATAATTTGGATTACTGTTTTGGAGATTCTTATTTGATTCCCTTCGAATATAAAGGAAAGAAAGGTTACAATGTTTGTGCTATTAAGAAAGGTAAATCACAGGAAAGTTTAGCTTATTCGGCTCATTTTGATCATATCGGAACTAACAATAAAGAAGGCGATAATATCTACAACGGCGCAGATGATGATGCAAGTGGTGTTGCCACCGTGATTGGTTTGGCAGATTATTTCAAAGATAAAAAGACAGATTATTCGATGGTTTTTATGGCTTTCAATGCAGAAGAGATTGGATTGGTTGGCTCCAGAGCTTTATCGGAAAATCAAAACTTGAGTCCTGTTTTCGATAATATCAAAGCGCTTTTCAATTTCGAAATGCTGGCTACAGAATCTCAGTTCGGAAAAAATGCGGTGTTTATGACAGGCGATGAATTTTCTGATTTTGATGAATTGATTAATGCCAGCGCAGTGAACGGGTTGAAAGTTTATCCAGATCCATATCAAGGTCAGCAATTATTTTACAGGTCAGACAATGTCAATTTTGTTAAGAAAAAGATTATCGCTCATTCTATTTCAACGGTAGATATGAATAAAGCAATGCATTATCACGCTGTGAATGATGATATTAATATTGTTGATGCTGATAATTTGACGAACATCATCAATAATTTTGCGAAGACGATTGAAAAATTGAACACGAAAAATTTCCAGCCGAAGTATAACGATAAAGTAAAATACGATTTCTAA
- a CDS encoding helix-turn-helix domain-containing protein, which translates to MATLGTKLRKLRDDKKMSQSQIEDMLGISQSAYNKWEADQTKPNIDNLVKLAELHETDIYDLLGEKSIIQNNNDKAIGNIQGSVTINHTFSEELINNILKNQQDISKLIESQNKLIENLLKK; encoded by the coding sequence ATGGCAACATTAGGTACAAAGCTCAGGAAATTAAGAGATGATAAAAAGATGTCTCAGTCCCAAATTGAAGATATGCTGGGCATATCCCAATCCGCTTATAACAAATGGGAAGCAGATCAGACTAAACCAAATATCGATAATTTAGTAAAATTAGCAGAACTTCACGAAACGGATATTTACGATCTGTTAGGAGAAAAATCAATTATTCAAAATAATAATGACAAAGCAATTGGCAATATTCAAGGCAGTGTTACTATTAATCATACTTTTTCTGAAGAATTAATTAACAATATATTAAAAAATCAACAAGACATTTCAAAACTAATCGAATCTCAAAATAAACTCATAGAAAATCTTTTGAAAAAATAA
- a CDS encoding T6SS effector amidase Tae4 family protein has protein sequence MKKTYLLWFALLTIIMLGCRSESINSEETNTISQQKFNVVSKNSIPSIINELQSSTNNFRISLKTNSSEGKTETAFGEIDTNYIISTEKDGETYYIFPIISKSDSETTTYNLELKASEGIIQESKVLAYEPTDEWLLNGNDDYTSFSGTISTYDIGGDLETSSTYVNGKSGCTPQEPCPDCPVNPNGPGGTDGGGTPGGGWTGTGSGGGGGTTGGDGGGTSGGGSTGGVWLLHCETINKELKCWMVFYSQKVSVSACGGSAGGVITVYVPSSYINTILTQYHSSLALSESEKNFLNSNKDIANNLADFLRKNNTQKNAAFVKWAAWFFTANPNTTWEQFKNWFMGESEGQDGEYDASYWDDPNLTFPQQNLPSWAAFSSAYPNESSAQMYGVVGGAVAQAQIDYPVQTRNGCALKVSRALNYSGVIIPNIPGQTLKGADNKNYFLNAKALNAWMRKTFGVYPTNPKHKNFTKSQGGVNGQNFPNLFKNKKGIYSLVSPTNSQWASGHADILYLNGTCKAGCHFFDGDILYIDFWELN, from the coding sequence ATGAAAAAGACCTATTTACTATGGTTTGCTTTATTGACCATTATTATGTTGGGATGCAGAAGCGAAAGCATCAATTCGGAAGAAACAAATACTATATCACAACAAAAATTTAATGTAGTATCAAAGAACTCGATTCCAAGTATAATTAACGAACTTCAATCCAGCACAAATAATTTTCGGATTTCTTTGAAAACAAATTCTTCCGAAGGAAAAACGGAAACAGCTTTTGGAGAGATTGATACCAACTATATCATATCTACTGAAAAAGACGGAGAAACCTATTATATCTTTCCAATTATTTCTAAATCAGACTCAGAAACAACAACCTATAACCTTGAATTGAAAGCCAGCGAAGGCATCATACAAGAATCAAAGGTTTTGGCTTATGAGCCAACTGATGAATGGTTGCTAAACGGGAATGATGATTATACTTCATTCTCAGGAACTATAAGTACATATGATATTGGCGGAGACTTAGAAACTTCTTCTACTTATGTCAATGGAAAAAGTGGTTGTACCCCACAAGAGCCTTGCCCGGATTGCCCGGTTAATCCCAATGGTCCCGGAGGAACTGACGGTGGCGGAACACCGGGAGGCGGCTGGACAGGTACCGGATCTGGCGGTGGCGGTGGAACCACAGGTGGTGACGGCGGTGGAACCAGTGGTGGTGGAAGTACTGGCGGAGTATGGTTATTACATTGTGAAACTATAAATAAAGAACTGAAATGCTGGATGGTTTTTTATAGCCAAAAGGTTTCAGTAAGTGCCTGTGGAGGAAGCGCCGGCGGAGTTATTACCGTATACGTTCCTTCTTCGTACATCAATACAATTTTGACGCAATACCATTCATCATTAGCACTATCAGAGAGTGAGAAAAATTTCCTGAACAGTAATAAAGATATTGCAAATAATCTTGCTGACTTTCTGAGGAAAAATAATACACAAAAAAATGCAGCATTTGTAAAATGGGCAGCATGGTTCTTTACTGCTAATCCTAATACAACTTGGGAGCAGTTTAAGAATTGGTTTATGGGCGAAAGTGAAGGACAGGATGGAGAATATGATGCTTCTTATTGGGATGATCCTAATCTTACATTTCCACAACAAAATTTACCGAGTTGGGCAGCCTTTTCATCAGCATATCCCAATGAAAGTTCAGCACAAATGTATGGGGTTGTTGGAGGAGCTGTCGCACAGGCACAAATCGATTACCCTGTACAAACTCGAAATGGTTGTGCTTTAAAAGTATCACGAGCTCTAAATTATTCGGGTGTTATTATTCCAAATATTCCAGGACAAACATTAAAAGGAGCTGACAATAAAAACTATTTCCTTAATGCAAAAGCTCTTAATGCCTGGATGAGAAAGACCTTCGGAGTATATCCTACTAACCCGAAACACAAAAATTTCACAAAATCACAAGGTGGTGTAAATGGACAAAATTTTCCAAATTTATTTAAAAATAAAAAAGGAATTTATTCATTAGTATCACCAACAAATAGCCAATGGGCATCGGGGCACGCTGATATTCTATATCTAAACGGAACTTGCAAAGCTGGATGTCATTTCTTTGATGGAGATATCTTATATATTGACTTTTGGGAATTAAATTAG
- the rho gene encoding transcription termination factor Rho — MFNIETLRSKSDEELAKLSKDLGVKLTKKSTPEETIFAILDYQASNPKVIKDYLNANNENMNNTPDETSKEDSPAPKKRGRKPAEKSAEKQEEKPADLENSETEKPVKEEKANEDAKPQNPAKKKQRARISQEKTEDNNTDTPQAETSQIETSQVEEKAENSRPKNQNQQQSNQQQKANQNKGQQKVQRPQQQSNQPQHNYSQQNNQPTETQQPVEAPKKEFNFDGIVTIEGVLEILPDNYGFLRSSDFSYISSPDDVYVSTNQIRNYGLKTGDTVKGIVRLPKEGEKYFSLLKPTEVNGRDLAFIKDRVAFEYLTPLFPQEKFNLAGRNSTLSTRIVDLFAPIGKGQRAMIVAQPKTGKTILLKDIANAISANHPEAYMMVLLIDERPEEVTDMQRSVNAEVIASTFDEAADKHVKVANLVLSKAQRMVECGHDVVILLDSITRLARAYNTVTPASGKILSGGVDANALHKPKRFFGAARKIENGGSLTIIATALIDTGSKMDEVIFEEFKGTGNMELQLDRKIANKRIYPAVDLVSSGTRRDDLLQDEATQQRMWIMRKYLADMNPLEAMEFVQKQMQGTRNNEEFLMSMNR, encoded by the coding sequence ATGTTTAATATCGAAACGCTAAGGTCCAAATCCGATGAGGAATTGGCTAAACTTTCTAAAGATTTAGGCGTTAAACTGACAAAAAAAAGTACTCCCGAAGAAACTATTTTTGCAATCCTTGATTATCAGGCTTCTAACCCAAAGGTTATCAAAGATTATCTGAACGCCAACAATGAAAATATGAATAACACTCCCGACGAAACTTCGAAGGAAGATAGCCCTGCTCCAAAAAAAAGAGGCCGGAAACCCGCTGAAAAATCAGCTGAAAAACAGGAAGAAAAGCCAGCAGATCTAGAAAATTCTGAAACAGAAAAACCTGTGAAAGAAGAAAAAGCTAATGAGGATGCTAAACCTCAAAATCCTGCAAAGAAAAAACAAAGAGCAAGAATCAGCCAAGAAAAAACAGAAGATAACAATACTGACACGCCTCAAGCTGAAACGTCACAAATTGAAACTTCACAAGTTGAAGAAAAAGCTGAGAATTCAAGACCAAAAAATCAGAATCAGCAGCAGAGCAATCAACAACAAAAGGCTAATCAAAATAAAGGTCAGCAAAAGGTGCAGAGACCACAACAGCAGTCAAATCAGCCTCAACACAATTATTCTCAACAAAATAATCAACCTACCGAAACGCAGCAGCCAGTTGAAGCTCCTAAAAAGGAATTCAATTTTGATGGTATCGTAACGATTGAAGGCGTTTTGGAAATTCTACCGGACAACTACGGATTTCTCCGTTCTTCAGACTTCAGTTATATTTCTTCTCCGGATGATGTTTATGTTTCTACCAATCAGATCAGAAATTACGGACTAAAAACGGGTGACACTGTAAAAGGAATCGTTAGACTCCCAAAAGAAGGTGAGAAATATTTTTCGCTTCTAAAACCAACCGAAGTAAACGGAAGAGACCTTGCTTTTATAAAAGATCGTGTTGCTTTCGAATATCTCACACCCCTTTTTCCTCAGGAAAAATTCAATCTAGCAGGAAGAAACTCAACGCTTTCCACAAGAATTGTTGATCTTTTTGCACCAATCGGTAAAGGGCAGAGAGCTATGATCGTAGCACAGCCTAAAACCGGTAAAACCATTCTTCTGAAAGATATTGCCAATGCTATTTCTGCTAATCATCCGGAAGCTTATATGATGGTTCTCCTGATTGATGAGAGACCGGAAGAGGTAACCGATATGCAAAGAAGTGTAAACGCAGAAGTGATAGCTTCTACTTTTGATGAAGCAGCTGACAAACACGTAAAAGTGGCAAACCTTGTATTATCCAAAGCCCAGCGAATGGTGGAGTGCGGACACGATGTGGTGATTCTTCTGGATTCTATCACACGTCTTGCAAGAGCTTACAATACGGTAACACCAGCATCAGGCAAAATCCTTTCCGGAGGTGTAGATGCCAATGCGCTCCATAAACCAAAGCGTTTCTTTGGTGCTGCGAGAAAGATCGAAAATGGAGGCTCATTAACAATTATTGCAACAGCTTTGATTGACACAGGCTCCAAAATGGATGAAGTGATTTTCGAGGAATTTAAAGGAACCGGAAATATGGAACTCCAACTGGACAGGAAAATTGCCAATAAACGTATTTATCCCGCTGTGGATTTGGTATCCTCCGGTACCAGAAGAGATGACCTTCTTCAGGATGAAGCGACCCAACAACGTATGTGGATTATGAGAAAATATCTCGCGGATATGAATCCTCTGGAAGCAATGGAATTTGTCCAGAAACAAATGCAGGGAACGCGGAATAACGAAGAGTTCTTAATGTCTATGAATAGATAA